One window of Papaver somniferum cultivar HN1 chromosome 9, ASM357369v1, whole genome shotgun sequence genomic DNA carries:
- the LOC113310988 gene encoding long chain base biosynthesis protein 1-like: MASMLMDVMKNSFDWIPGALNADFAGAVVFGTPIGGHYVVEFVLLVAVVVLLLQKSYKPPKKPLTEREVDELCEDWVPDSLIPPITEEMKCEPPILESDAGPHVVIKGRDVVNFASSNYLGLVGNKKLIESCTDSLDKYGVGSCGPRGFYGTIDVHLDCEAKIAKFLGTPDSILYSYGISTMFSAIPAFCKKGDIIVVDEGVHWGIQNGLHLSRSTVVYFKHNDMQSLENTLEKVTRQNKRASKMRRYIVVEALYQNSGQLVPLDVIIRLKEKYRFRVLLDESNSFGVLGESGRGLTEHFGVPVEKIDIITAAMGNALATCGGFCTGSVRVVDHQRLSSSGYVFSASLPPYLATAAITAIDLLEENPDLLSKLRNNVAVLWRGLAEIPGLTIASDPLSPLVYLKLKNSTGSFNADSKLLQSIAHHVLEEGSVLVAASKRSILDKCQLPAGIRLFVSAGHTEADLLKAAASLKTASELLLSKQGHT, encoded by the exons ATGGCGTCTATGCTTATGGATGTAATGAAAAATTCATTCGATTGGATTCCAGGGGCTCTAAACGCTGATTTTGCTGGAGCCGTTGTTTTTGGAACTCCAATTGGTG GCCATTATGTCGTAGAATTTGTTCTATTGGTCGCTGTCGTTGTCTTACTTCTCCAGAAGAGTTACAAGCCCCCTAAAAAGCCACTGACAGAGAGG GAAGTGGACGAACTTTGTGAAGATTGGGTTCCAGACTCTCTAATTCCTCCAATCACAGAAGAAATGAAATGTGAACCTCCTATATTGGAAAG TGACGCAGGGCCACATGTAGTAATCAAGGGGAGGGATGTTGTGAACTTTGCTTCATCAAACTACCTTGGATTAGTAGGAAATAAAAAGTTAATT GAGTCATGTACCGATTCGCTGGATAAATATGGTGTAGGTTCTTGTGGTCCACGGGGATTCTATGGAACAATTG ATGTCCACTTAGATTGTGAGGCGAAGATTGCAAAGTTTCTAGGAACTCCTGATTCAATACTCTATTCATATGGAATTTCTACAATGTTCAGTGCTATTCCTGCATTCTGTAAAAAAGGAGACATAATTGTTGT CGATGAAGGTGTTCATTGGGGAATACAAAACGGGCTTCATCTCTCAAGAAGTACTGTTGTGTATTTCAAGCACAATGATATGCAATCATTGGAAAATACTCTGGAGAAAGTGACTCGGCAGAATAAGAGAGCTAGCAAGATGAGGCGTTACATCGTGGTTGAAGCTTTATACCAG AACTCTGGGCAACTTGTTCCGTTAGATGTGATAATCAGATTGAAAGAGAAGTATCGCTTCCGTGTTCTGCTGGACGAGAGCAATTCATTTGGAGTGCTCGGAGAATCTGGAAGAGGTCTAACTGAACATTTTGGGGTCCCG GTTGAGAAGATTGATATCATAACGGCTGCTATGGGAAATGCGTTGGCTACTTGTGGAGGATTCTGTACGGGAAGCGTTAGAGTGGTTGATCATCAA CGCCTTAGCAGCTCAGGCTATGTTTTCTCTGCTTCTTTGCCTCCTTACCTTGCTACTGCTGCAATTACTGCTATTGACCTCCTGGAAGAAAATCCTGATCTGCTCTCAAAATTGAGGAACAATGTTGCGGTGCTATGGCGAG GCTTAGCAGAGATTCCCGGACTTACAATTGCAAGTGATCCATTATCTCCCCTTGTCTATCTGAAACTGAAGAACTCAACAGGATCCTTTAATGCAGACTCGAAGCTGCTTCAAAGTATCGCGCATCAT GTTTTGGAGGAAGGTTCAGTGTTAGTAGCTGCCTCAAAAAGATCTATACTTGATAAGTGCCAACTTCCAGCAGGTATCCGGTTGTTTGTTTCGGCTGGCCATACTGAGGCAGATTTGCTAAAAGCAGCTGCGTCACTGAAGACAGCCTCAGAGTTATTACTTTCCAAGCAAGGGCATACCTGA
- the LOC113307532 gene encoding hydroxyproline O-arabinosyltransferase 3-like produces the protein MIGRKNGRVSPLLLVLLALGIFFVTYNLLTMIISNRTGGGDSLDTSFSRSDPVTQMPEDFKTSGKLLFHVALTATDAPYSKWQCRIMYYWYKKVKEMPGSEMGGFTRVLHSGNPDNLMEEIPTFVVDPLPEGLDRGYIVLNRPWAFVQWLEKATIEEEYILMAEPDHVFVNPLPNLARGGYPTAFPFFYIKPTEHENVIRKFYPKDMGPVTNVDPIGNSPVIIKKSTLEKIAPTWMNVSLSMKDDPETDKAFGWVLEMYAYAVASALHGVQHTLRKDFMLQPPWDLEVGKKFIIHYTYGCDYSLKGELTYGKVGEWRFDKRSHLRGPPPRNLSLPPPGVPESVVTLVKRVNEATANIPGWDNV, from the exons ATGATTGGGAGGAAAAATGGTCGGGTATCACCATTGCTTCTGGTTCTTTTAGCTCTAGGAATATTTTTTGTAACATATAACTTATTAACTATGATAATCAGCAATAGAACTGGGGGTGGTGATAGTTTAGATACTTCATTTTCGAGGTCTGACCCGGTTACTCAAATGCCTGAAGATTTTAAAACAAGCGGGAAATTGCTATTCCATGTCGCCCTTACTGCTACTGATGCACCTTACAGCAAATGGCAATGTCGGATTATGTATTATTGGTATAAGAAAGTGAAGGAAATGCCTGGGTCAGAGATGGGAGGATTCACTAGGGTTTTGCATTCTGGGAATCCTGACAATCTCATGGAGGAAATTCCCACATTCGTTGTTGATCCTCTTCCTGAGGGACTCGATAGG GGTTACATTGTCTTGAATAGGCCATGGGCGTTTGTGCAATGGCTAGAAAAGGCTACAATTGAGGAGGA ATACATCTTGATGGCAGAACCTGATCATGTTTTTGTAAATCCTCTGCCTAACTTAGCACGTGGAGGATATCCGACAGCATTCCCATTTTTCTATATCAAGCCTACTGAACATGAGAATGTTATAAGAAAGTTCTATCCCAAGGATATGGGCCCCGTGACAAATGTTGATCCCATTGGCAATTCTCCTGTAATTATCAAGAAG TCCACTCTGGAGAAAATTGCACCAACATGGATGAATGTCTCCCTTAGCATGAAAGATGATCCTGAGACTGATAAGGCTTTTGGATGGGTATTAGAAAT GTATGCGTATGCTGTTGCATCAGCGTTGCATGGAGTCCAGCATACCCTTCGAAAAGATTTTATGCTACAG CCCCCGTGGGATTTGGAGGTTGGGAAGAAATTTATAATTCACTATACTTATGGATGTGACTACTCTTTGAAG GGTGAACTAACATATGGGAAAGTTGGGGAGTGGCGCTTCGATAAGAGATCGCATCTTCGCGGTCCTCCACCAAGAAACCTCTCCTTGCCCCCACCCGGAGTTCCTGAAAGTGTG GTAACATTGGTTAAAAGAGTGAATGAGGCTACAGCTAACATTCCTGGATGGGATAATGTATAA